The following DNA comes from Spirulina major PCC 6313.
GGAGACAGAATCACAGCAAAACGGGCAAGGCAGCGACGGGGAACGGTTCCCCAGCGGCGGGCATTATTGGGGCGTTTTTTGCAGATCGGCACGTTCTTCGGGAAGGATCGCCCCTTCAACGGGACAGACTTGGAGACAGATCGCGCAATCAATACAGGTTTGAAAGTCAATCCAAAACCAGTCTGTACCTTTACTGTTTTTGCCGGGGCCGGGATGGATGCAGGCCACCGGACAGGCGGCGACGCAATCGGCAACACCTTCACAGACTTCCGTGACAATCGTGTGGGGCATGGTTGTTAATATTTCTTTAACAAAGTCACGGCCTATTTTAAGGGGTGACGGGATCTATGGGGTGGGCTGAAATTCTGTCCCTAGGGCAAATTATTCCGCTCGACGATCGCAAGATCCCATTGCCCCAATTGGTTGGTTTGAAACGCCACTTGGGAACCGTCGCCGCTGATCGTGGGATTTTTCACCGTGCCGCGTAGGTTGGCGGTGAGGAGTTGCGATCGCTGGGTTTGGCGATCGTACACCAGCACATCGGAGCGGCCGCGTTCGGTGGAAACGTAGGCCAGATAGCGACCGTCGGCACTGAGGGCGGGTTGGTCTTGGCTGGAATCGCGGCGGTTTAAATTGGGCAGGGGGACGAGTTGGCGCGTTTGGAGGTCGTAGAGGAAGAGATCGCGCTGACCGTTGCGATCGCTGCTAAAGGCCAAATATCGCCCATCGCCGCTGTAGCTCGGCCCTTCTTCGGGGGTATCGCTATTTAATCCCCCTGTGGGAATTTGCGGCTGAATGAACAGAGCACAACCGCTACAAATCCAGCCCAAAATAACGATCGCGCCCCCATGCCTAATCCAGCGCATTACCTTGACGGTCGTAGACCCTAATATTCCAGCGTCCGTCTTCGTTGGCTTCAAAGGCGATCGCTTCCCCGTTGGCACTGATCACCGGGCGGCGGACTTCGGCTTGGAGGGTTTCAGTGAGGTTTTGGGTTAGGCCGGTGTCGCGATCGTAGACATAAATGTCCGCCAACCCTAAGCGGCTGCTCATGTAGGCAATGTAGCGGCCATCTTCGGAAATGGTGGGGTCGTTAACGCTGGCATCGAGGGAGTTTAA
Coding sequences within:
- a CDS encoding indolepyruvate ferredoxin oxidoreductase subunit alpha, giving the protein MPHTIVTEVCEGVADCVAACPVACIHPGPGKNSKGTDWFWIDFQTCIDCAICLQVCPVEGAILPEERADLQKTPQ
- a CDS encoding TolB family protein encodes the protein MLIRYGMLGKKVWFCLLGLMLAGCQGYPRSLNLPYDAGGRGVNTPASELSPQMVGDYLILVSDRKGSQDVFLFDMAQRQLIDLPGLNSLDASVNDPTISEDGRYIAYMSSRLGLADIYVYDRDTGLTQNLTETLQAEVRRPVISANGEAIAFEANEDGRWNIRVYDRQGNALD
- a CDS encoding TolB family protein, with product MRWIRHGGAIVILGWICSGCALFIQPQIPTGGLNSDTPEEGPSYSGDGRYLAFSSDRNGQRDLFLYDLQTRQLVPLPNLNRRDSSQDQPALSADGRYLAYVSTERGRSDVLVYDRQTQRSQLLTANLRGTVKNPTISGDGSQVAFQTNQLGQWDLAIVERNNLP